TCTGTTAATTTAACAACAAGGTCATTAATTTTTGAAGCAACTATATATGTTTCTTCTTCTGCTACAATTGTTGGAAAATCATATTTTTTAATAAGTTCAAGTATTGTTTTATGAGGATATATACCACCTGTTAAAACGATACCTTTTATTAAATTCTGCATTGATGTAGAAAGTGCAGCAAGAATTATGTCTTCTCTGTCCCTTGGGTTATCAATAATGAATCTGGTTTAAAATAATCAAGTGCATGTCTTGGAGTCATTGCACCAACAATTACATTCTTTATTTTTTCCCTCATTTTATTCCAACCAGTAATTATTTTTCCATTAACTGCATCACATATTTGAAAAAGATTTGGTTGAGTAAGATAAGGAACATATGGAATAAGGCCTAAAAGTTTTAAATCAATTTTTTGGAAAAACTTATTTAGGTATTTTTCAAGTATATCCTTTTTTTCCTCTTGAACTTTATTTATAATCACTCCTTTAATAGAAACATTTTTTTCTTTAAAAAGAGAAAGATTAAGAGATATTTCATCTGCTGGTTTTCCTATTCCACCAATTGAAATTAAAATAACGGGTGAATTTAAAATTCTTGCTACTTCTGCATTGTTTAAATCAAAAATTGAGCCAACTCCAGCATGTCCAGTTCCTTCAATTATAACCATTTCTTTATCCTCAGAAATCTTCTCATAACTCTTTTTAATCTTTTCAACAAGTTCATCTTTATTTGGATTATCAAGATAATTTCTTGTAAAACCTTCCTCAACAGCAATTGGATTCATATCTTCAAGTTCATTCTCTAATTTACAAATTCTTTTTAGTAAAACCGCATCCTTATCTACTTTTTTACCATCAATAACTAAATATTTTTGACCAACTGGTTTAATAAATCCAATTTTATCAACATATTTTTTCAAAACAAGGAAAAGCCCTATACTTATAACTGTCTTTCTATCATTTTGTCTTGTTGCTGCAATAAATATATTTTTTGGCATAATTTAATTATACCAAAAATTTGACTTTTTTGAAAATCTGCTCTAAAATTATTTTCTTATGAAAATAGCAATTTCTGGTAAAGGTGGAACGGGTAAAACAACAATATCTGCTTGTATTTCAAAAGTATATCTTGAAAAAGGAAAAAGAGTTATATTGATTGATGCAGACCCTGACAGTAATTTAAAATCAACTCTCAACATAAAAGAAGAAATCATACCTTTAATTGAATTAAAAGAGATTATTGCTGAAAGGACAGGGACAAAACCAGGAGAAAGAGCAATTATATTTAAAATGAATCCAGAAGTTGATGATATCCCAGAAAGATTTTTTTACAGAAATGGAAATTTACTTGTAGGAATTATGGGAACTGTAAGGGGTGGTGGTCTTGGATGTATGTGTCCTGAAAATGCATTTTTAAAAGCAGTTATAAGGAATTTAATTTTAAAAAGAGATGATGTTGTTGTACTTGATATGGAGGCAGGAATTGAGCATCTTGGAAGAGGAACAACTGAAGGGATTGATTGGTTATTAATTATAACTGAACCAACCGAAAAAAGCATTGAAACGACTGAAAGAATTGAAAAACTTGCAAAAGAAATAAAGATAAAAAAAACTGGTGTAATTGGAAATAAAATTGAATCTGAAATTGAGAAAAATTTTATAATTGAAAAACTAAAAAATTCAGAAATACTTGGCTATATCCCCTATTTCCCTGAAATGAAAAAAGGAGAAATAGAAGGAAAGACGCCATGGGAAAGTGCACCTATAATTTTGAATTATATTAAAGAGATAGTTGCAAAAATGGAGGCAAAAAATGGAAGATAAAAAAGTTCTTGGAGAAACATATGAAGAAGGAAAACCAAAAAAATCTCTTAAATGGAAAAAATTTGAAAATAAAGATGAGATGATAAAATTTATAAAAGTAAGTGAAAGATATTGGTTTGGTGAAGGATATGGAAGTGAAAAGAGAAAAACACCTGCATAAAAAGGAGAAAATATGGACGAATTAAAATTGAATTATACGGGAAAAATAAGAGAAATTGAAATTGGTATAGGCGAAAAAAAGATAAAAGTTGGTGGACAGAATGGATTTAATTTTCATTATTTTGAATGTGAATTCCCAAATGAACCTATAATATCTTTTGAAGTATGGGATAGTCAACCTGAAGAATGGCCTGAAAATTGTTTATCTCCTTATAAAGATGTCATAAATGACCCTTTAAGTTGGGCAAAAAAATGTGTAAATGAATATGGTGCTAAATGTTTAACTATATTTTTAAATTCAACAGACCCGAATGGAATGAATAAAAGTGCTTCAGATGTAAGACCAATAGTTGAAAAAATTGTAAACGGGATAGATGTCCCTTTAATCTTCTGGGGAAGTGGAAATGTTGAAAAAGATATAGAAGTTTTAAAAATGGTTTGTGAAGTGGCAAGTGGAAAAAATATAGTAGTTGGACCAGTTGTTGATAAGAATTATAAACAGATAGGTGCTTCTGCTATTGCTTATAAACAAGTGGTAATTGCTTCAACACCGATTGATATAAATCTTGCAAAACAATTAAATATTTTACTTTTAGAACTCGGTGTACCTGAAAATAAAATAATTATGGACCCAACAGTTGGTTCTCTTGGTTATGGAATTGAATATACATATTCAGTTATGGAGAGAGATAGAATTGCTGGACTTTTACAGGGAGATGATAAACTTGCCTTTCCTATTTATTGTTATTTATCAAAAGAGGTCTGGAAAATTAAAGAGGTAAGTATCCCTGAAAATATGGATGTTAAACTTGGTAAAGAAAAAGAAAGAGGTATTATGTTTGAAGGTATAACAGCAACTTT
This sequence is a window from bacterium. Protein-coding genes within it:
- a CDS encoding AAA family ATPase encodes the protein MKIAISGKGGTGKTTISACISKVYLEKGKRVILIDADPDSNLKSTLNIKEEIIPLIELKEIIAERTGTKPGERAIIFKMNPEVDDIPERFFYRNGNLLVGIMGTVRGGGLGCMCPENAFLKAVIRNLILKRDDVVVLDMEAGIEHLGRGTTEGIDWLLIITEPTEKSIETTERIEKLAKEIKIKKTGVIGNKIESEIEKNFIIEKLKNSEILGYIPYFPEMKKGEIEGKTPWESAPIILNYIKEIVAKMEAKNGR
- a CDS encoding acetyl-CoA decarbonylase/synthase complex subunit delta, yielding MDELKLNYTGKIREIEIGIGEKKIKVGGQNGFNFHYFECEFPNEPIISFEVWDSQPEEWPENCLSPYKDVINDPLSWAKKCVNEYGAKCLTIFLNSTDPNGMNKSASDVRPIVEKIVNGIDVPLIFWGSGNVEKDIEVLKMVCEVASGKNIVVGPVVDKNYKQIGASAIAYKQVVIASTPIDINLAKQLNILLLELGVPENKIIMDPTVGSLGYGIEYTYSVMERDRIAGLLQGDDKLAFPIYCYLSKEVWKIKEVSIPENMDVKLGKEKERGIMFEGITAT